One Candidatus Zixiibacteriota bacterium genomic window, AATGAAGTAAGCGGCGGCCGTGAATGGTTTTTGAGGGACCGGTTGCGGTTGATCGCTGCTGCATTGGACTAAGATCGCGACGAAGACGATCAGAAGTGTCGCCGAAGAAAGACGTTTCATTGGTTTTCTCATCTGATATAGAGGACGATAAAGACAGTCACCAGCCATAGCACGACATCGATCAGCATCGGTTTGTCCGAAGTCAGCACCCGTGTCGGCGAACCGCCTTCATCTTTCTTGTGAATCAAGTATAAGTAACGGAAAATGCCGTAAATTACGAACGGGATAGTAATGAACAGATTTTCGGTGCCAAGTTTGCTTGAGACTTCGGCCGAGAAAGTGTAGAGCATGTAGACCACCAGCACCGAAGGTGTCACGACACCGATCAACTGATCAAGCAGGTATTGCGAGTAATGATCCAGAATCCGGCGATGTGATTTGGCTTCTCCCTCGAGCAATCCCAGCTCGTGCCGACGTTTTCCGAAACCGAGAAATAAAGCCAGCAGAAGAGTGTTGATTAAAAGCCATTTGGAGGCGACAACATCGATCGCAAAAGCTCCGGCATAGGCTCGCAGCACGAATCCGATAGCGATGGCCATGACGTCGGCAATAACGACATTCTTGAGCCAGAAACTGTACAACACGTTAAGAACGAAATAGGCGCAGGAAATCAGGAAGAATCCCAGGTTGATAAACCAGGCGGCCGTCAATCCGATGACTACCAGCAGGATCAGCATTACCGCTGCGACTGATACCGGTACGGTACCGGATGCTATCGGACGGGTTTTCTTGCGTGGGTGGAGGCGGTCTTTGTTGCGGTCAACGATATCGTTCAGGGTATAAACGGCCGAGGAGAGCATACAGAAAATAGCCACTGCCAGAAACGACAGTTCCAACTGTCCCGGCACGGTCGCCTGACCGGCAAAAATAACGGCGGCCAGAACGACACCGTTTTTAATCCAATGCCGGGGACGGGCCAGTTTGATCAGTTCCAGGAACATACTTAACGATAAGTCTCCGTTGGGACAGGTTCAAGCTCTAATTCTCGAACGGCAACGCTTTGCTAATATCCTCATAAAAGGCGTTGAAGAAACGGACCGCCTGTTCGGAAGCGGCGTCGATATCGCCGTCCGGTACCGACAGGTTGAGTCGTATGAAAGCGGCGTCGGTCGGTTGCATACGCAAGGAAGTTTTAACCAGGTCCCATTTGACCTCGAATTCGTTGGTGATCGTTCCGCCTCTTGTCTGAAACCAGTAAAACATTAGCTCTTCGCGGTCGCCCTCGATTATTCTCAAGCGGTTGATTCTTTTAATCTCGCCGGTCGGCAACGGCAGATCGAAGGTTTCTTGTTTCTCAATTCTCCAACCGCCGCCGGGGAGGCAATGTTTCGGCGAATGTATCTGGCTGCCGTACTTCTGTGATCCGAAATAAGATACGAAAAGCCAGATTCTTCCGGCGCCGTTGCCGTGATAGAGTCTGAGCGTGGTCGTGTCGGCCTGGAGGACATCATAGCTGCGATCTCCAAACCAGTATTCTTCACCGCTATAACCGTCCTTCTCGAACGGAATCCGAGTAAAATCGGGCGGTCGGTCCGGTTGGTGCTCGGCATAGCGTAAATAATTGCCAAAGGCTCCCCCACAGAGGATAATCAGAGCGCTGATCAGTATAGCTCGTTTCATCGCAGCAGCCTCCTCAGTATGGCTGATTCGAAGAACAGCACCATGAGCGCCACCAGGAAGACAATCAGGCCGAGAATCGAATGGGCCGGCTCCGATACTACATCGAATCCACCCGTATACGCCAAAACCGAAGTTACCAGCACGCGGACCACGTTCGAGAAAATAGCAATCGGTATAGTCGAAACGAACAGGATCCATTTACCGGGGGTGCGCTGATTCGAAAGCCAGGCGTACAAGGCACCCAGCGCCAGCAATGAGATAAGGGAGCGCATCCCGGAGCAGGCTTCGGCGACTTCGAGGGAGGTGTCGGCCAGATGGATGATATTCCCCTGGCGGATAGCCCCGGCTCCCATGAAGTTAAGCACTGCCACGGTTATTTTGGAGGAAAGAAGCTGCATCGGGAAAGTGATCGCGTAATAAATAACATACGGGATCGGGATCATAAACAGGAGAAACGTGAGCTCGAACCATGCCCGGCGAATGAACTCATATCCCCAAAGATACCAGAG contains:
- a CDS encoding decaprenyl-phosphate phosphoribosyltransferase; protein product: MFLELIKLARPRHWIKNGVVLAAVIFAGQATVPGQLELSFLAVAIFCMLSSAVYTLNDIVDRNKDRLHPRKKTRPIASGTVPVSVAAVMLILLVVIGLTAAWFINLGFFLISCAYFVLNVLYSFWLKNVVIADVMAIAIGFVLRAYAGAFAIDVVASKWLLINTLLLALFLGFGKRRHELGLLEGEAKSHRRILDHYSQYLLDQLIGVVTPSVLVVYMLYTFSAEVSSKLGTENLFITIPFVIYGIFRYLYLIHKKDEGGSPTRVLTSDKPMLIDVVLWLVTVFIVLYIR
- a CDS encoding EpsI family protein gives rise to the protein MKRAILISALIILCGGAFGNYLRYAEHQPDRPPDFTRIPFEKDGYSGEEYWFGDRSYDVLQADTTTLRLYHGNGAGRIWLFVSYFGSQKYGSQIHSPKHCLPGGGWRIEKQETFDLPLPTGEIKRINRLRIIEGDREELMFYWFQTRGGTITNEFEVKWDLVKTSLRMQPTDAAFIRLNLSVPDGDIDAASEQAVRFFNAFYEDISKALPFEN
- a CDS encoding exosortase/archaeosortase family protein; the encoded protein is MNIENNTKSEPALRLPGLFWLPFGLLAAVYLPALIDLVSDWWQDPNYSHGFLVPVVSAWLLWSKRDTLPRTLSPGAPIGLAMIIGGALLFVLANGAAEYFTIRFSLILTLFGLLWYLWGYEFIRRAWFELTFLLFMIPIPYVIYYAITFPMQLLSSKITVAVLNFMGAGAIRQGNIIHLADTSLEVAEACSGMRSLISLLALGALYAWLSNQRTPGKWILFVSTIPIAIFSNVVRVLVTSVLAYTGGFDVVSEPAHSILGLIVFLVALMVLFFESAILRRLLR